From Methanobacterium congolense, one genomic window encodes:
- the cgi121 gene encoding KEOPS complex subunit Cgi121: MESKTNATNYANIQVAGFKSNVGNFKELMQGLHDLNLNCTVQLMDAEAVAGKGHAFSAALQALNAFKREENIAKDLGLEICLRASAQRQISRALDVLGIKDGEMNICAVAVGCTFDVMAKIEGVVGKRDDDVLEPDEPLLKELYNLQDSEIEAAGTITRVLIERTALLVIDK, from the coding sequence ATGGAATCTAAAACTAATGCAACTAATTATGCAAATATACAGGTGGCCGGGTTTAAGTCCAACGTTGGAAATTTCAAGGAGCTAATGCAGGGACTTCATGATCTGAATCTCAACTGCACAGTACAACTCATGGATGCAGAGGCAGTTGCAGGTAAAGGCCATGCCTTCAGTGCTGCACTTCAAGCTTTAAATGCATTCAAACGTGAAGAAAATATCGCAAAGGACCTTGGCCTTGAGATATGTCTGCGTGCATCAGCCCAGAGACAGATATCACGTGCACTTGATGTACTGGGAATAAAGGATGGAGAAATGAATATCTGTGCCGTTGCTGTGGGCTGCACATTTGATGTAATGGCAAAAATCGAGGGGGTGGTTGGTAAAAGGGATGATGATGTACTTGAACCTGATGAACCCCTTCTCAAGGAACTTTACAACCTTCAGGACTCTGAAATTGAAGCAGCAGGAACAATTACACGGGTGTTGATTGAGAGAACGGCTTTACTTGTTATTGATAAATGA
- a CDS encoding DegT/DnrJ/EryC1/StrS family aminotransferase, whose protein sequence is MIQLELIFRRPSRTAREAMCQSALNLKHVPGGRYEEVSTAEEIVAETTGHEYSKIVGSGNSAILAVMSSFKERVMVPDQGGWSGFRKMADFRGIETVEVPTDEGLINPDVLNDYLKVKSPEALFMTSFAGYMAEQLVKDLYEVCEDNGVLLVEDASGSIGDPEKRLANGNHAHVIIASTGTPKTVNVGNGGFITTDDKKLLDNSSYILKSLKADPVTCAGIAEEIKNAPEIISKTLKSCEILKKELNELKIYHKNKRGINVCIFHENPKRMGYNLRQNLKVEGGGIVTVCPRYDRIKEKGVCIELKNLDVKCLNRHNILQASEIILDVIRSS, encoded by the coding sequence ATGATTCAACTGGAACTCATTTTTAGAAGACCATCAAGGACTGCAAGGGAAGCCATGTGTCAATCTGCCCTCAATCTCAAACACGTGCCTGGAGGCAGATATGAAGAGGTATCTACTGCAGAAGAAATTGTGGCTGAAACAACAGGTCATGAATACTCTAAAATCGTTGGAAGCGGCAACTCCGCAATACTGGCTGTCATGAGCAGTTTCAAGGAGAGGGTAATGGTTCCAGATCAGGGCGGATGGAGCGGTTTCAGGAAGATGGCAGATTTCAGGGGCATTGAAACCGTTGAAGTGCCCACAGATGAGGGTTTAATAAACCCTGACGTTTTAAATGATTACCTCAAAGTAAAGAGTCCTGAAGCACTGTTCATGACGAGCTTCGCAGGTTACATGGCAGAACAGCTAGTGAAGGATTTGTACGAAGTCTGTGAGGATAATGGGGTTTTGCTGGTTGAGGATGCATCTGGATCCATTGGAGACCCTGAAAAAAGGCTTGCAAATGGAAACCATGCCCACGTTATAATAGCATCAACTGGAACACCAAAGACTGTGAACGTTGGAAATGGAGGTTTCATCACAACAGATGATAAAAAGCTTTTAGACAACTCCAGTTACATACTGAAGAGCCTGAAGGCTGACCCTGTGACCTGTGCAGGTATAGCTGAGGAAATCAAAAATGCTCCTGAGATCATTTCAAAGACATTGAAATCATGTGAAATACTGAAAAAAGAGTTGAACGAACTCAAAATATATCACAAAAATAAAAGGGGCATCAACGTTTGTATATTTCATGAAAACCCTAAGAGAATGGGTTACAATCTAAGACAAAACCTGAAAGTTGAAGGTGGAGGAATTGTAACTGTGTGTCCACGTTACGATAGAATAAAGGAAAAAGGTGTGTGTATAGAACTAAAAAATCTGGATGTTAAATGTTTGAATAGACATAATATCCTTCAGGCCTCTGAGATCATTCTTGATGTCATTAGATCATCATGA
- a CDS encoding (R)-citramalate synthase — translation MKVKIFDTTLRDGEQTPGVSLTPDQKLRTAVKLDELGVDVIEAGSAITSEGERQGIKNIVSEGLNAEICSFARAVKVDIDAAIECGVDSVHLVVPTSDLHIKHKLRKTREDVQEFAVESTEYAVDHGLTVELSAEDSTRTDFDFLKEIFSEGIDAGAHRICACDTVGMLTPERAYEFYGGLTDLGVPVSVHCHNDFGLAVANTLSALRAGATQAHVTINGIGERAGNASLEELVVALHSLYKVETGVNVGMLYDMSRTVARMTGIYLQPNKAIVGENAFAHESGIHADGVMKKAETYEPITPELVGHKRRFVMGKHVGSHIIRQKINEMGLRVDEERFQQIFSRIKALGDMGKCVTDVDLQAIAEDVLGVLPEKPVELEELTIVSGNKVTPTASVKLKVEDIEKLEAGVGVGPVDAAIVAIRKSMAGVADITLEEYHVDAITGGTDALIDVVVKLRNGENIVSARSTQPDIIMASVEAVLGGINKILSDKKIRESKETSS, via the coding sequence TTGAAGGTCAAAATATTCGACACAACACTTAGGGATGGGGAACAAACCCCTGGAGTTTCCTTAACTCCGGATCAGAAGCTGAGAACTGCTGTTAAACTCGATGAACTTGGAGTTGACGTTATTGAGGCAGGTTCAGCAATTACATCTGAAGGAGAAAGACAGGGAATAAAAAACATAGTTTCAGAGGGTCTCAACGCAGAAATATGCAGCTTTGCAAGGGCAGTTAAGGTTGATATTGATGCAGCAATTGAGTGTGGTGTTGATAGTGTTCATCTCGTTGTTCCAACATCCGATCTTCATATAAAGCACAAACTACGAAAAACCAGGGAAGATGTCCAGGAATTTGCAGTGGAATCAACTGAATACGCTGTTGATCACGGACTCACAGTTGAACTGTCTGCAGAAGACTCAACAAGAACAGATTTTGACTTTCTGAAGGAAATCTTCAGTGAAGGAATAGATGCAGGTGCCCATAGAATTTGTGCATGCGACACTGTGGGAATGCTAACTCCTGAACGTGCCTATGAATTCTACGGCGGTCTGACAGACCTTGGAGTCCCTGTGAGCGTCCACTGCCACAATGACTTCGGACTGGCAGTTGCAAACACCCTTTCAGCTTTAAGGGCAGGTGCAACACAGGCCCATGTAACAATAAACGGTATAGGAGAGCGTGCAGGAAATGCATCCCTTGAAGAACTTGTTGTAGCACTTCACTCCCTCTACAAGGTTGAAACTGGAGTTAACGTAGGAATGCTCTACGATATGTCAAGGACCGTTGCAAGGATGACTGGAATATACCTCCAGCCCAACAAGGCAATAGTGGGTGAAAATGCATTTGCACATGAATCAGGAATACATGCAGATGGAGTTATGAAAAAGGCAGAAACATACGAACCCATAACGCCTGAGCTTGTTGGACATAAGCGCAGATTTGTAATGGGCAAACACGTGGGTTCCCATATAATAAGGCAGAAGATAAATGAGATGGGCCTCAGGGTGGATGAGGAAAGGTTCCAGCAGATATTCTCAAGGATAAAAGCCCTGGGAGACATGGGAAAATGCGTTACAGACGTTGATCTTCAGGCAATCGCTGAGGACGTTCTTGGAGTTCTTCCTGAAAAGCCAGTGGAGCTTGAAGAGCTCACAATAGTCTCAGGAAACAAGGTCACACCAACGGCATCAGTTAAACTCAAGGTTGAGGATATAGAGAAACTTGAAGCAGGTGTTGGTGTTGGACCAGTGGACGCAGCAATCGTGGCCATAAGAAAGAGCATGGCAGGTGTTGCAGACATAACCCTTGAAGAATACCATGTGGATGCAATAACCGGAGGTACAGATGCACTCATAGACGTTGTTGTCAAGCTTCGAAACGGTGAAAACATAGTGAGTGCAAGAAGCACCCAACCAGACATCATAATGGCCAGTGTGGAAGCTGTTCTCGGTGGAATAAACAAAATACTGAGTGATAAGAAGATCCGAGAATCCAAGGAAACTTCCAGCTGA
- a CDS encoding Nre family DNA repair protein, which produces MINGKTAYLKKLTSRMKMQSVDVGKELEGSTPPSVFIGSWNYPKVYAGPMIAPLQGDTTIMDTPESWIPQEKTQEDIIGYRLNLVRGKQLVGIRDLENNFVEKLQEISLASNSIDSEAEFGKKPRGVSFSDEHAPHGPSALIQKFDIDSVKWDHELEKTYYDSDLRASDALMDLHKKEVPFSSMQKAFSVGAMGVGKRRRLVPTRWSITACDSTIADHLLNEVRYYDLIDSHRVYEFSSLNNYYAILLLPLEWQYEWMEAFLHVLGREELIFSDYEENGGKKGYSRVGGCYYTCKMGVLEELARIKKQAGAIVLREAYNGYVPLGVFNVRENVRHAMSQPYHEFEDMKSALNYISTKLKLPMDKFVKQSDLLKELLQSRQTTLDAFIQKRF; this is translated from the coding sequence ACTTGAGGGCAGCACTCCACCATCTGTTTTTATAGGAAGCTGGAACTATCCCAAGGTCTACGCAGGCCCAATGATCGCCCCGCTTCAAGGAGACACAACCATAATGGACACTCCAGAGTCCTGGATACCCCAGGAAAAAACCCAGGAGGACATCATTGGTTACAGGCTCAACCTGGTTCGTGGAAAACAGCTTGTGGGTATAAGGGACCTTGAAAATAACTTCGTTGAGAAGCTTCAGGAGATATCCCTTGCATCCAACTCCATAGACAGTGAAGCAGAGTTTGGAAAAAAACCCAGAGGGGTTTCCTTCAGCGATGAACATGCACCCCACGGTCCAAGCGCTCTTATACAGAAGTTCGATATTGACAGTGTTAAATGGGACCATGAACTTGAGAAAACCTACTACGACAGCGATTTAAGGGCATCTGATGCACTGATGGACCTTCATAAAAAGGAAGTTCCATTTTCCAGCATGCAGAAGGCATTTTCAGTGGGAGCAATGGGTGTTGGTAAAAGAAGGCGGCTTGTACCAACCAGATGGTCAATAACAGCCTGTGACAGCACAATAGCAGACCATCTACTGAATGAGGTTAGGTATTACGATCTGATAGACTCTCACAGGGTTTACGAATTTTCAAGCCTCAACAACTACTACGCCATACTTCTCTTACCTCTGGAGTGGCAGTACGAATGGATGGAAGCATTTTTACACGTTTTAGGTCGTGAAGAACTGATATTCTCAGATTATGAGGAAAATGGTGGTAAAAAGGGTTATTCCAGGGTTGGAGGCTGTTACTACACCTGCAAAATGGGTGTGCTGGAGGAGCTTGCCCGTATAAAAAAACAGGCAGGAGCCATAGTTTTAAGGGAGGCCTACAATGGATACGTTCCCCTGGGAGTTTTCAATGTACGTGAAAATGTCAGGCATGCCATGAGCCAACCCTACCATGAATTTGAGGATATGAAGTCTGCACTCAACTACATATCAACGAAGTTAAAACTGCCAATGGACAAGTTCGTTAAACAAAGCGACCTTTTAAAGGAGCTGTTGCAGTCAAGACAGACAACACTTGATGCTTTTATACAAAAAAGGTTTTAA
- a CDS encoding geranylgeranyl reductase family protein, with protein MNDYDVAVVGAGPVGSSFARQMAEKGFKVGIIERKKEVGVPLQCAGLVGKKIMDTNILPEEFIVNKVYGAYLHSPSGTVLSVAKKEPAAYVLDRVAYDKFLAEKAVDAGADLLLNHRVNGIDIENGEIHVKDHGTISAKVIVGADGHGSFVSSKMNPPSKTVQAAQYLVDTGSKVFNSDYVQLHVNSDISPGFIWVIPISESRARVGLFADTSYKNLNHILNEFISNDKQFEGASVVKKYQGFIPQYDPKKKILCGRTIILGDAASQVKPTTGGGLLIGFKCANMASDVVSKALDEEDMKLLQDYPKNYMKEYKNELRMQLEVKKIFGAMTDEELDRMFMKLKKGGAESMISEYGDMDTQSTLIKEMLKSGLLISILPGMIMKGLLNLWK; from the coding sequence ATGAATGATTATGACGTTGCAGTTGTTGGCGCAGGGCCTGTAGGATCAAGTTTTGCAAGGCAAATGGCAGAGAAAGGATTTAAAGTAGGTATAATTGAAAGAAAAAAAGAGGTAGGTGTTCCACTGCAGTGTGCAGGTCTTGTTGGAAAGAAGATAATGGATACGAACATTCTACCTGAAGAGTTCATAGTGAACAAAGTATACGGCGCTTACCTACATTCTCCTTCAGGCACGGTGTTATCCGTTGCTAAAAAGGAACCTGCAGCTTACGTTCTTGACAGGGTGGCATACGATAAATTTTTAGCAGAAAAAGCAGTTGATGCAGGCGCAGATTTGCTTTTAAATCATCGTGTGAATGGTATTGATATTGAAAATGGTGAAATTCATGTTAAGGACCATGGCACAATATCTGCAAAGGTAATTGTGGGGGCTGATGGTCATGGATCATTTGTTTCAAGTAAAATGAACCCACCCTCAAAAACAGTTCAGGCAGCTCAGTACCTGGTGGATACAGGATCCAAGGTTTTCAACAGCGACTACGTTCAGCTCCATGTGAATTCCGATATATCCCCTGGATTCATATGGGTGATTCCAATTTCAGAGTCAAGGGCAAGGGTGGGGCTCTTCGCAGATACCAGCTACAAGAACCTTAACCATATATTGAATGAATTTATAAGTAATGATAAACAGTTCGAAGGCGCATCAGTTGTTAAGAAGTATCAGGGATTCATACCTCAATACGACCCGAAAAAGAAGATATTATGCGGTAGGACCATAATATTAGGGGATGCTGCATCCCAAGTGAAACCAACAACAGGCGGCGGACTCCTAATAGGATTTAAATGTGCTAATATGGCTTCAGATGTGGTTTCAAAAGCCCTGGATGAAGAAGATATGAAACTTCTTCAGGATTATCCGAAAAATTATATGAAGGAATACAAAAATGAGCTCAGAATGCAGCTTGAAGTTAAGAAGATATTTGGGGCCATGACTGATGAAGAACTTGACAGAATGTTCATGAAGCTTAAAAAAGGCGGTGCTGAATCAATGATATCTGAATATGGAGATATGGACACACAGTCCACACTCATAAAGGAGATGCTTAAAAGTGGGCTTCTCATATCCATTCTTCCTGGAATGATCATGAAGGGGTTGTTGAATCTATGGAAATAG
- a CDS encoding PH domain-containing protein produces MFGKKVKSHPGERVVFETRPKFMMSLTSTFLKFIILLIIFKFFNSIVVAAASLQNYLITMVQIPLVESVTIILMLIAFFLFLWIVWDVLVWKSISYLITDRRVVIKRGVLRKKRVFMHYNKIQDVSVSQSITERIFNSGDIEIFGGHERTTMVLEDIPDPSEVEDMINRLIEGDSDLEDNYESYDNEVYNKVYKKPPKQKKTVERDIISDYDKKFKK; encoded by the coding sequence ATGTTCGGTAAAAAAGTGAAATCACATCCAGGTGAAAGGGTGGTCTTTGAAACCAGACCCAAATTCATGATGAGTTTAACATCAACCTTCCTAAAATTTATAATTTTACTAATCATATTCAAATTCTTCAATTCAATAGTTGTGGCTGCAGCATCCCTCCAGAACTACCTCATAACAATGGTTCAAATACCCCTTGTTGAGTCAGTAACCATAATACTGATGCTTATAGCATTTTTCCTGTTTTTATGGATAGTTTGGGATGTTCTGGTATGGAAATCCATAAGTTACCTTATCACCGACCGTAGAGTCGTAATTAAAAGGGGAGTTCTAAGAAAAAAAAGAGTTTTTATGCATTACAATAAGATCCAGGATGTTTCAGTTTCCCAAAGTATCACAGAACGAATCTTCAATTCTGGGGATATAGAAATATTTGGAGGCCATGAACGAACAACCATGGTGCTTGAGGATATTCCAGATCCCAGTGAAGTCGAAGATATGATAAACCGGTTAATAGAGGGAGATTCTGACCTGGAAGATAATTACGAAAGCTACGATAACGAGGTTTACAACAAGGTTTACAAAAAACCACCAAAACAGAAAAAGACGGTTGAAAGGGATATAATCTCTGACTATGACAAAAAATTTAAAAAATGA
- a CDS encoding TIGR01177 family methyltransferase: protein MEIVLIMSQEHPTLPRAEVESILNAENIPFQIKMEYGGILTLEIPDEEVEAFHKVEKRFSYVHEASKLLIRTDEQGLMDEIQKYPWKNLIKKDYAVRIKRMNKDQKFNTTDLEWKMGGTIDDMVHDNIRVNLKNPETFIRTIFIGEEILVCERIFKVAKKHFYNLKPHKRPFFYPGSMSPKLARCMVNLTMVGNGDRVLDPFCGTGGILIEAGIIGARVVGADIDERMVEGTIKNLEYCGIKDYEVFQSDARQINLPYVVDAIVMDPPYGISASTGGEEKPKLYNQSMHSLEKLLKDDGLVCMATPHYMDMKEVIKGTGFKIIEQHHIRMHKSLTRVISLLKKI from the coding sequence ATGGAAATAGTACTCATAATGTCCCAGGAACATCCAACACTACCTCGGGCAGAAGTTGAATCTATATTAAATGCTGAAAACATTCCATTCCAGATAAAAATGGAATATGGTGGCATTTTAACCCTTGAAATCCCTGATGAAGAAGTTGAAGCCTTCCACAAAGTAGAGAAAAGGTTTTCATACGTACATGAGGCTTCCAAACTTTTGATCAGAACAGATGAACAGGGTTTAATGGATGAAATCCAGAAGTATCCCTGGAAAAACCTGATAAAAAAGGATTACGCTGTGAGAATCAAGAGAATGAACAAAGATCAGAAATTCAACACAACGGATCTTGAATGGAAGATGGGTGGAACAATAGATGATATGGTACATGATAACATTCGGGTAAACCTCAAAAATCCTGAAACTTTCATTAGGACCATCTTCATAGGGGAAGAGATTCTTGTGTGCGAGAGAATTTTTAAGGTGGCTAAAAAACATTTCTACAACCTGAAACCCCATAAAAGACCCTTTTTTTACCCTGGATCCATGAGCCCCAAGCTTGCGAGGTGCATGGTCAACCTCACCATGGTTGGAAATGGAGACAGGGTCCTTGACCCCTTCTGTGGAACTGGAGGAATACTCATAGAGGCAGGAATCATTGGAGCAAGGGTTGTTGGGGCAGACATAGATGAGAGAATGGTTGAGGGAACCATTAAGAACCTTGAGTACTGCGGTATCAAAGATTATGAGGTTTTCCAGTCAGATGCAAGACAAATAAATCTGCCATACGTGGTGGATGCAATTGTAATGGACCCTCCCTATGGAATATCTGCATCAACAGGTGGGGAAGAAAAGCCAAAGCTTTACAACCAATCCATGCACTCCCTAGAGAAACTCCTAAAGGATGATGGACTCGTTTGTATGGCAACACCTCATTACATGGATATGAAGGAAGTGATCAAGGGTACTGGCTTCAAAATAATTGAACAGCATCATATAAGGATGCATAAAAGCTTAACACGGGTGATATCCCTTTTGAAGAAGATTTAA
- a CDS encoding UPF0280 family protein encodes MNSRNIKVRSIGIHETNLQVKTDIEVEGLYTFVFRQREELKGYIHKYPDFLTNLEPVIIESHEDAPQIVKLMARAGRKAEVGPMAAVAGTISQLSMGFLLSKGSKYVIVDNGGDISIKTHEDAVVGLYAGESPLSGALGFKIKHEKTPMGICTSSGTVGHSISFGRADSVTVFAGESSTADALATSIANSAVGATDEDAVEKCLERADDFRGIMQGVLVIVGESAGTLGKIPKLVETDKKVVLGDLWDTIT; translated from the coding sequence ATGAATTCCAGGAACATTAAGGTTAGATCTATTGGTATCCATGAAACCAACCTACAGGTAAAAACAGACATTGAAGTAGAGGGACTTTACACTTTCGTGTTCAGACAGCGTGAGGAGCTTAAAGGATACATTCATAAATACCCTGATTTTTTAACAAACCTTGAACCTGTGATCATTGAATCACATGAAGATGCACCTCAGATAGTGAAGTTGATGGCTCGTGCTGGGAGAAAAGCTGAAGTTGGACCTATGGCAGCTGTTGCAGGGACCATATCCCAACTTTCAATGGGATTTTTATTGAGTAAAGGTTCAAAATATGTTATAGTGGATAATGGTGGAGACATATCCATTAAAACCCATGAAGATGCAGTGGTAGGATTGTACGCTGGAGAATCACCATTATCTGGAGCTTTAGGATTCAAAATAAAACATGAAAAAACCCCCATGGGCATATGCACATCATCAGGAACCGTTGGGCATTCCATAAGCTTTGGAAGGGCAGATTCTGTTACAGTTTTTGCAGGTGAATCAAGCACCGCAGACGCCCTTGCAACATCCATTGCAAACAGTGCAGTTGGGGCTACAGATGAAGATGCCGTGGAGAAATGTCTTGAACGGGCCGATGACTTTAGGGGAATCATGCAGGGGGTTCTTGTCATCGTTGGTGAGTCTGCAGGTACACTGGGAAAAATTCCAAAACTCGTTGAAACTGATAAAAAAGTGGTTCTCGGGGATCTATGGGACACAATTACTTGA